The sequence below is a genomic window from Methylotuvimicrobium sp. KM2.
CGATATAGTCATGTCTGCGGAACAACTATCCAGGAAAGAGTGGGCGCACGAAGTCGAGACATTGCGCGCCCGGCTCGACGAGGCCGAGGAAACGCTGCACGCGATCCGCAGCGGCGAGGTGGACGCCCTAGTGGTGGCAGGCCCCCAAGGCGATCAAGTGTTCACGTTGAATAGCGCCGACCATTCCTACCGCGTGTTCATCGAAGAGATGAAAGAGGGTGCGGTGACGCTGTCTGAAGAAGGCTTGATCCTGCATTGCAACCAAGGCTTCGCCGAGATCATCAAGACCCCGCAGGACCAGTTAATCGGTGCGGTCTTTGCGTCGTTCGTGGAGTCCACAGATCTGCCGACCTTTAAGACCTTGCTGCAAGACTGCTGGAACGGGTCGGTCGTCGGCGAAATCAACGGTCGTGCCGCCGACACATCGGTAACGTTACGCCTGTCGCTGACCCGTCTGCCGACCGGCGCCGCCGGGGACATCTGTGTCGTGGTGTTGGACATGACCGAGGCTAAGCAGAAGGAAGCTGCATTGCTCCGTGCGCACGCCACCCTGATCCAGACCCTGCAAGAATTGGAG
It includes:
- a CDS encoding PAS domain-containing protein, which translates into the protein MSAEQLSRKEWAHEVETLRARLDEAEETLHAIRSGEVDALVVAGPQGDQVFTLNSADHSYRVFIEEMKEGAVTLSEEGLILHCNQGFAEIIKTPQDQLIGAVFASFVESTDLPTFKTLLQDCWNGSVVGEINGRAADTSVTLRLSLTRLPTGAAGDICVVVLDMTEAKQKEAALLRAHATLIQTLQELEVSRMAALNMMEDAVEAKKAVEVANLELQQHIAQRQRNEAENQRQLAELQQWYEVMLDREDRIIELKREADALRQRLGEPPRYAVELGAEVQPSDGARP